Below is a window of Solanum stenotomum isolate F172 chromosome 7, ASM1918654v1, whole genome shotgun sequence DNA.
TTCTAAGCTCTGGACCTCTGAACATGTTTCATTTTCACCCATTCATAAATACAAAATTGAGTCAATATACCTATATATCAAaaacaagttatttattttttaaaatttaaatattaacttaacaaaaaatttaattttgtcaCTGACCAGAAGTAAACTAAAAATCTTCAAAGTTGTCTCCCAGATGATAAATCAAACTAGAAACTTATTTAAGATATCATGCTcaattatttgataaataaattatgaaaaagtgtTTTCGAAAAATGTTAAAAGTATAGTTATCggtgtttgcaacaaattttaaagtgacaaaaaataaattgcaataacaataaaataagaaggaacataacttttattgaaaaaattgcgagtacaattttgtttttcccttgattctactctcctaagatttatccatgattcgagggccgttagtgaagtatttctcgaactaggatgatttagatttgacctctatatgaatattccatcaATTTGCGGAATATAtttaagggaatttagtaccctttatataggcatgaactaggTTTTAgagttgagtagcctccaagaattctaattgaaactgaaGACACCTTATAGAGTACCAATTCGAATTAAACATGTCTTGTAGAGTCCTACAAATGCCCCTTGCTTCAAGACTTGTCGGAGTGTAGACtcgatgaaactcaaagacgagacttgaagtactcattcttccacctttgcagcTTCAGTTTTTCAGATTTGATTTATGACAAAAGAGATTAAGGGCAGATTTGGccccactgggcgtgccaatttgtttgcaacaaattttaaagtgatagaatataaattgcaatcacaataaaataagaagaaacataactttattgatGAAAATTGCGGGTATAAttctgttcctcccttgattctaccctcctaagatttatccatgatttgagggtcgttagtgacgtatttctcgaactaggatgatttagatttgacctctatatgaatattccatcaATTTGCGGAATATTCGAGATGCCTTTTAAGGAAATTTAGTActctttatataggcatgaactggggtttagggttaagtagtctccaagaattctaattgaaactgaacacacCTCCTAGAGTCccaattcgaattgaacacatcttgtagagtcccacaaaatttcaatgtctacaaccGGGTCACCTCTTCGTTTGCGTgacaacataaaaataaagtgGAGAAATAAATGTCATTATCACCCCATATAATATCATCCTCAAGTATAGTTTTGTATGGTTTCATTGTCATCGAGATCTTGCATTCCATTTGTTTatctgattttgatttgattctcAATGGATATGTTGCgttgttgattttgatttagcataaattttatgaatgtagagattatattttaatcttgtgatctaaactaaagatatgtggaatgtatcaaaatattttttaatcttatgataTTAACATGTCCCGTAAAGAGTTAGaattaacaaattataaaaaaaaaatattatctttttaaaacGGACTACAAAAAGTaagaggaaaaaattaaaatggatgTGTGATGAacttgctaattaattaattattcttcaTCACACATGATAACTTCTTCTTACTTATGATATTAACATGTCCTCCGAAGagttaagaattaaaaaattatcaaaagagAAGGATAATCTTTTTAAAACAGACTACAAAAAGTaagatgaagaaattaaaatggaTGTAACGAAGCATCGATAACATCATGACAACTTCTTCTTAATATGAGCTAATCAAATATTAGATGGGACTAAGTAAAATGTAACTTTTTTCAAACTGTTCCCGTCTATTATATCAAACAAAAACAAGTTTGGGAAAATGCTTAAATATGCCAtcgaattttgagaaaatgttcATCTATATATGTCACCCATTTAAAGTTTGGGtcatctatgtcattttagttaacaaataatgacatgaatgacaagatgagtcttttctcaaacgaaaatgaCATATATGAACTAAAGTTTTAAGGGATGGtataaatgagccttttctcaaagttcgatgacatatttgagtcttttccctTGAAAAAAGTATGTAGATTTTTATGTCCGAGAACAAGTGTAAGCTTCAATTATATACATTTAGTTTGTTAATAATATACTAATTAAATTGTCATGGCCAACATATTTTATTGCTAAATCAAGAAATCACACGTTTCAATAAATCTAAGTTGTCACTATAATATAAATCCACAacttattagagaaaataattGTAATAATCTATGTTGGCGCACAAAATTGTAGAGGGGTTGACCATCTCCCAAAGTGCAACGATCATTTCTGATTTTTTATCCATCAATTTGTTCCAACAATACTATTATTTCTATACTGCAAAATCAAATAAgttatcacaaaaaaaaatgagtttgaaaGGAAAATTGATATCACAAACAGAGATCAAAGGTTGTAAGGATTTGTTTCATGAAATGTTTAAGAACAAACCACACCATTTACCAAATGTTGCACCACAAACTATTCAAGCTACCGATTTGCATGAAGGAAACTGGGGTACCATTGATGCAGTCATCAACTGCAATTTTACTGTCCGTAATATTTAATAATCTCTTCTTTTAATTGATCAAAGAATAATTTTACTGTcgataatattttataattacttCTTTTAATTGATCAGAGAATATATTCACGCTTTTTGTCACATCATTCTCAAGGGGCTCAAGGCTATTTGATCAAACGGCATGTTTAGAGGGGAACTAAGATAGAAAATAACAAAggcatatataaaatatatataaaatgtattaaGTTTAGGATGATCTAGAGATAATCTTTGTGTGAGGTACGCagttgtttgcaacaaatttgaaaataaattaatcataaataaaatatgaagaaatgaGAATATTATTGAAGTAGAATTTTGTTCCTCCCTAGATTATTCTCTCTTAAGATTTCTTGAATCAAGGGTCGTTAGTGGCATATTTTTCAAACCAGGATGAACTGATCTCCGTAATTCAAGGGTGTTAGTGACGTATTTCTTGAGTTAGGATGATGGACTTTATCTCTATGAAATGATTTGTTAATCTTCTTGAAGTATTTGATTATCAAGAAGGCTTTGACTTAtcttgatctctttatgaatatcAATATATGGTATATTAGAGATCTTGATATTTAGAAATACCtaagagtttatgggatattttgaGATGCCTCTTCAAAGGAATATATTACCCTTTAGTTAGCATATTTGGAAAACCCTAACTATAACAGAACCCGCATGATAGAATcctacaaaatttcaatgtctattACTCGACTATGTTCACttaaaaatccttttttttttgtgcacAAAATGTAGAGGGGCAAGAGAAGGTTGTGAAGGTGTCTATTGAAGACATAGATGAGGAAAAAAGGTTAGTGACATACAAGATATTTGAAGGTAATTTAATGGAGCAATACAAGGCTTTCAAAGTAACTCTTCATattgaaaatgaagaagaaaacaactTGGTTATATGGACTATCCAATATGAGAAACAGAATGAAGACGTTCCAGAACCTTTTTCTTATTTGCAAATGGCCGTTAATTTGACTAAAGATGTCGATGCTCATCATGTCAACCAGTAATATCTTATATTGCTCAgactctttaaaaaatatagatggGTGTGTGTATTTTGAGAGAATTCAATATGAGTACAACATCATTTTTAGAGAGTCTGTACAACATGTACATAGGTGATATCTATGGTTTGTTGAGAATAAAGAGAGTTTCATGTTCTCTATGGAAGTGGTGCTTGCTCAAGTTTAAGAATTTTTAAGTGGTTGTGTttgttcatttttgtatttctcATAAAGATGTACTTTGCTTTGTTGTGTTCTCATGAAATATTGTAtagctttttattttattttcttcaagaacaaactttatttgtttggtttgattttgtgaaTTAAGTCTTCAGTCCTCTTTCTTCCTCCATTTTTGGATACATTTTATGTCATCATTATTACTagcatttttataaatttcaatggGAAATCCATTTGAAACATTGCCAGTAACAATAAATTACTAATTTCATTGGGAAATCCGCTTCTTTTGTTGACAATGTTagataaaaaattagaaataatattatattaggAAGATATAAGATCTTGGAATTGCAGAAGCGTTCCTTAATaagatattttgtatatttaagagttgaatttgaaattttttatttatatattaagtcTTACACTCTCTCGgtccatttaaaaataaaaataaaaatagtattgtATTTAAGGGTGTTCAAAATCAGCTATTGCTATTACTAGCTTACATTTTTCGACTAGTAAACTTGATTGTGATTCATGgagttattttatataaaaaattgaaaaattataaattctctCTGTCACATACATATATTCGCTCTTCAATTTATATTAAGCGAATTATTgaagtataatatatattttgaaaaaatattctaGGATATAAATAAAAGGCTACTttctattactattttttttatcatttctaaACTATTCTcctacaaaatacaaaatagtCAGTAACATCattaaatgaaacataaatatataaaaaaattaataatatttttaaaaactttgaacaattcacttatttggattataaaaaaaaaatccaatatGGACTAGAGGGAGTACTATACCACtatctttttttctaaaataagtattattttgacgaaaaaataaaccatttcaaaaaagtgttattttaaaaatttaggaCAAAAAGTAGTAATTGTTTTCCATTATACTTTTTGGtaactttttaattctaatgTTTCACATGACATGCTTAAGAAgttaatatcataaaataaaaagatatttagCATATTTGACACATTTTTAGTTTgaaatcacaaaatttaaatttttttttgcttttttaaaACTCTatgtcaaaataaaatatgacaaataaagtataaagtaaaatgaaaaaaaatatatcttatatttttcttttagtggatgtaaaataaataaaaaataatatttattttgagacggcgaaataataaattttctatGGTTTCTAATTTCTATGTCACCCAGATCTTGTATCAAATTTATTATCTGAAAAACATCATTAGCGACATCATGACAACTGCTTCTTAAGTATGAACTGCTCAATGTAAGTAAATATCTGAATATTTTTTGGGGAATATTATTTGAGTGTTTGactatgaaaaatttatttaaaaaatttaatgtctcaagtaaaaataataagatactctATGTCAttgttttattaaattttactgaaacacaatttttatttttaactaattttttgtttaaataataagatgttcatttgattattttattatattttattgaaacacaatttttatttcaaactattttaaaaaacaataaatattcattttagttattttattaatttattaaaatgttattttgtaaatatatatatgtgcaaAAGTACTACGGTATATAGTAGCATGCACATTAAATGGATCATCGACaataaaaggaaaggaagaaaaaaaaaatcaagttaatCGTCTAGGATTAGTAACATTAATCCTCAAGTGTTCTTCTTTAATATCTtactatttattaaaaataaaatttaaaataaaaattgaattttaacaaaatttaatgaaaaattatttaaattagttCAGTGACTTCTATGTAAAATATAATAGTGGAGTGACTTTATAGGTAAAATATTCATAGTTGGGAGATTTTGaagttataaaagaaaattgattgaCTTTCTAATTATTAGAAGAATccttagttgagtgactttgtgTGAGAAAAATTCTTAGTTGAGTGACTATCTGTGCAAAGAATTATTAGTTGAGTGATCATCTGAGATATTAACTCTCCAATTAATTGCtcattatcttcttcttcgttaGCAACTACTACTCGGGTATGAACTCCTCCCTTGAAGAAGGCCCCAATTGCGGCAATTCAACGATGATTCATGCCTTGCTCGTGCCGTAAAAATGTCGTATGCAAATGAATTCACTTTTAGTATAGAATAAATGTGCGAAAACCCGATGTAGTCATGCAAAAACTTCATTCTATTCCGACTATTACTTTCCAGCGGATAAtttattcatgagttaaaaAGATAAGAACTTCGATTTGCAGGCCCGATATAGAAATCGGGCACTATCTATATAAtctttgtgtatatatttgctTTTCTAATAcaataattcaattttcattAGTCATCATATTCATGATTACAAAATCACGAAACCACGTCTCAACAAATCTAAGTTGtcaccattattattattattattattattattatttatataaataaatactcaACTTAGAGATAATAATTGTAATAATTTATGCCCCAAAGTGCAACTATATAAAGACTTCCATTTCTGATTCATTATTCATCagttttttccaattaaatacttttattctatattatataatcatttattttataaaaaaaaatgggtttgAAAGGAAAGTTGATTTCAGAAACAGAGATAAAAGGTTGTAAGGATTTATTTCATGAAATGTTTTGTGAAAAACCACACCATCTTCCAAATGTTGTACCACAAACTATTCAAGCTGTTGATTTACATGAAGGAGATTGGGGTACTGTTGGCTCCGTTGTTAACTGGAATTATACTATCGGTAACATTTTTTAatcacttattttaatttaaccGTATGTTCACCATTATTTATTCTGGTCCATGACTATTTATGACAATTTCTCTATTTACAAATCAGTATAtaggaaaattattttcttcttcccaATTAGTCTAATCATTAAGTAAGCAATTAGTCCAATAGTCCTATGGAAGGTTtacttcaaaatatttgattttttttttttttttgaaaaaaaaggagtcatttttacttttttttttcctggaTTTACTCTTATATTCTAATTACGGACATATTAATTACTAAGACCTGTCAAATACGGCTCCTATTGGgccttttttaggaataaaataaaatatattttgttaccTCTTGGCTGAAACCTTATGATTTAGGCtgaatatttttgtcaaatttatttaactaaaaataatggAGTTTAAGCAAAACTTTTACAAATTTGGACCGAAAACAAATAAgacatacacaaaaataatctGTCATTACTTCTATagataaatcaaaagaaataaacaactAGAACTcgattattttaaataaaaaaaattatttggcaAAAACATTAGGCTCTAGCTAgcaaatgtgttttaaaataaatttgacccgAAAGACAGAACAAATACATGGTTACAATGAATAGCTATTGcatctaaacaaaaaaaataaattaaactctATTATTTTAGATAAAAATCCAAAAATGATTTAGATATACACTGAATAAAACGTTCAAATAAAGGATGGTTCGAATATATTCCTTGTAGGGTATTATTCGCCATATAAGTAAAAAGATGGAGAAATCTAAAAAATATACAGTCcaatatacttatatatatttcggcttgtaataatttttatttttacttcgATTGTGTTGATtaataaatggaaaaaaaaggTTTACTACACAATATATAATCTTTTGTCCTATGGAAGGTTtacttcaaaatatttgattttttttttgaaaaaaaaggactcatttttacttatttttttcctggatttactcttattattctaattacggacttattaattattaagaCCTGTCAAATACGGCTCCTATTgggacttttttttaaataaaataaaatatattttgttaccTCTTGGCTGAAACTTTATGATTTAGgctgaatatttttttcaaatttatttaactaaaaataatggAGTTTAAACAAAACTTTTACAAATTTGGACCgaaaacaaataagaaatacaaaaaaataatctgtCATTACTTCTATagataaatcaaaagaaataaacaactAGAACTCggttattttgaataaaaaaaattatttggctaaaacaTTAGGCTCTAGCTAgcaaatgtgttttaaaataaatttgacccgaatgaaagaagaaatacaTGGTTACAATGAATAGCTATTCCatctaaacaaaaaataaaattaaactctattattttagataaaaatccaaaaataatttagatataCACTGAATAAATCGTTCAAATAAAGGATGGTTCGAATATATTCCTTGTAGGGTATTATTCGCCATATAAGTAAAAAGAtggaaaaatctaaaaaaatatgccgtctaacatatttatttatatttcggcctgtaataatatttatttatatggaaaaatataaaaaaaccaACATAAAATCTTTTGTCATGTAacctaatataatattataaaaagttATATGGGGGGGGGNGATAATCCAATTAATGgtaattatatatacacaacacAATATATCAACcttatataaatatgtataatagTGTATAAATGGTGTATATGACTACGTGGtgtaaatgtttttttatagaCATAACctaattttacttcttttttttcttcacaaaaatAGAGGGGGATGAGAAGGTTGTAAAGGTGATTATTGACGAGATAAACAAGGAAAAAAGGTTAGTGACATTCAAGGCATTTGAAGGTCATTTGATAGAGGAATACAAGGCCTTCAAAGCAACTATTCATATTGAGAATGAAGGAGATAACAACTTGGTTATATGGACTATTGAATATGAAAAGCAAAATGAAGACATTCCAGAACCCTTCTCTTATTTGCAATTAGCCACTAATCTAACCAAAGATGTTGACACCCATCATGTCAACCAATAATATTCTATGTTATTTAGACTCTTCAAATATATGGACGAGTGTGTAGATTCTTCAATAGTATGGTATTGAAGAATCCAAGTAATATGTTGTGAATAATGGATTTCCATGTTCTCTTTGAAAGAGGTGGttgcttgttgatgtttgtgTTTCCCATAAAGATGTAATTTGCTTTgttatattttcatgaaataaaTTGTACTATTTCGTTTCTTgaagaacaaaatttatttatttgatttgacTTTGTGATTAAAGTAAGTTGAATATTTAGTCCTCTCTGTTTTGGTAAGATTTTATGTCATCTTCAAAAATAGCTAAGAGTAGAAATATAATATGGTTCTTTGCTATAGTTTATTTAATAATGATTCGTAGCTACACGTTAGAAGGAGGAGATATACAAGAGACATTGAGAGAGGGAAGAGAGAGGCGAATGATATCAGGGAAAGACACACAATTTATTTGAATATCTGATTGATATTGTATCAcgaatataattaatataattgatttgtataaaataaaactGGCTACTAGAAGGAGGAGAGAGACGTGTGAGATTGGGAGAGGTAGAGGGAGAGGGAGAAGAGAGGagagcgagatttgggagagagaGGTGTGAGAgatacaattgatttgtatatcTGATCGATAATTGTATATCAGACAGATAATAGTATCACGAATACAATTGATTTATATCAATGAATATATTTGTATCAAAGACTTATTGTATACAATTTGTTGATGCAAATCAATTGTATCAAATATATTAACGAATACAATTTGTATCGAGGAATACAATTGTATCGTTGTtgtaattcataaaaaaaaattgtattcatttGTCGCCTTGTGTATTATGTTTATATGTCACCATGTGTATTTGTGTTaccatttgtatttgtattattgACGTATTACCATTTGTATATGTATTACAGAGAGAGAAAGGAAATGACTAGAGAGAGAGATGAGAGACGgtagagagagaagagagaggcgagggagataGGAGATAGAAATTTGCTATAAAATTTTAACTATAGTTATGAATCATAATTCTTTTAGACTAGGTATAGTTGTGTATAGTAAAATATATCNtaattttaaaaaaagaatacgTTTGGAAAGTTTATAGATTgtttaaacatttttaaattttaaatttaaattgaaaataactaactaatacaaaattaaattatttaaaaaactcAAATTCACAAATTCTATGGTGATGACATGTGTCACTTTTTTCCTAtcctattatatatttaaaatattgaaattttgtggtgttgacatgtgtcattttttcttctccttttatatatagatagatttatATGTCACCATGTGTATTTGTGTTaccatttgtatttgtattattgatgtattaccatttgtatatgtattacagagagagaaaggaa
It encodes the following:
- the LOC125871175 gene encoding kirola-like gives rise to the protein MSLKGKLISQTEIKGCKDLFHEMFKNKPHHLPNVAPQTIQATDLHEGNWGTIDAVINCNFTVQGQEKVVKVSIEDIDEEKRLVTYKIFEGNLMEQYKAFKVTLHIENEEENNLVIWTIQYEKQNEDVPEPFSYLQMAVNLTKDVDAHHVNQ
- the LOC125871173 gene encoding MLP-like protein 28, with the translated sequence MGLKGKLISETEIKGCKDLFHEMFCEKPHHLPNVVPQTIQAVDLHEGDWGTVGSVVNWNYTIEGDEKVVKVIIDEINKEKRLVTFKAFEGHLIEEYKAFKATIHIENEGDNNLVIWTIEYEKQNEDIPEPFSYLQLATNLTKDVDTHHVNQ